The Montipora capricornis isolate CH-2021 chromosome 1, ASM3666992v2, whole genome shotgun sequence genome contains a region encoding:
- the LOC138051621 gene encoding PR domain zinc finger protein 14-like, which produces MALLFPTEYLSFRSSSPFYYYTPRDFGHQTTVPPLCMPEGIRLIYTGTQFRVLCCGSSISKGTRFGPYHGTVLQPSQVHQGENNEYLWEVFKEDGEIAFYIDGQREPKNWMKFVNCATNSEDQNLVLVQDGQQLFYQSCREILQGEELLVWYGNSYNMFMGIPTGIKTLSRKEKNNQSGQGPLGSFSCERCGKVFAYKYYRDRHLKYTRCVDQGDRKFPCTMCKRSFDKRDRLRIHILHVHEKHRPHQCVVCKKRFSQSSSLNKHMRIHSGERPYKCPHCVKAFTASSILRTHIRQHSGEKPFKCRHCGRAFASHAAHDSHVRRTHTKEKPCVCEYCGKAFAQSYELKFHINMHTGAKPYTCEKCGRAFSSPSSRDRHRAYFDCITRKNRAPKVTRKTHSNVI; this is translated from the exons ATGGCGTTATTATTTCCTACAGAGTATTTATCGTTTAGATCTTCTTCACCTTTTTATTATTACACGCCGAGGGACTTTGGCCATCAAACCACTGTACCTCCTTTATGCATGCCGGAAGGAATTCGGCTTATATATACAGGCACACAATTTAGAGTGCTTTGCTGTGGTTCATCCATTTCTAAAGGAACTCGTTTCGGGCCTTACCATGGAACAGTGCTCCAGCCTTCGCAAGTACATCAAGGGGAAAATAATGAATACTTATGGGAG GTTTTCAAGGAGGATGGAGAGATAGCCTTTTACATTGATGGACAAAGAGAACCAAAGAACTGGATGAAATTTGTCAACTGTGCAACAAATAGTGAAGATCAAAACCTGGTATTGGTTCAAGATGGCCAGCAGCTGTTTTACCAGTCATGTCGAGAAATTCTACAGGGAGAAGAACTGTTGGTTTGGTATGGAAACAGTTACAACATGTTTATGGGGATCCCAACTGGAATAAAAACTTtatcaaggaaagaaaaaaataaccaaagtGGGCAAG GTCCTTTGGGCAGCTTTTCTTGTGAAAGATGCGGCAAAGTTTTTGCTTACAAGTATTACCGAGATCGGCACCTTAAATACACGCGCTGTGTTGATCAAGGCGACCGGAAGTTCCCCTGTACGATGTGTAAGCGGTCCTTTGATAAGCGGGATCGCCTCCGTATCCATATCCTACACGTGCATGAGAAACATCGTCCTCATCAATGCGTAGTATGCAAGAAACGTTTCTCTCAGTCATCCAGCCTCAATAAACACATGAGAATACACAGTGGAGAGAGGCCATACAAATGTCCCCATTGTGTCAAGGCTTTCACGGCTTCTTCCATCCTGCGCACACATATTCGTCAACACAGTGGAGAGAAGCCTTTTAAATGCAGACACTGTGGGCGCGCCTTCGCCTCACATGCTGCGCACGATAGCCATGTTCGCCGTACCCACACCAAAGAGAAACCATGCGTGTGTGAATACTGTGGAAAGGCTTTTGCTCAATCATATGAGTTAAAATTTCACATTAATATGCACACTGGAGCAAAACCTTACACCTGCGAGAAATGTGGCAGAGCATTCTCAAGCCCTTCATCTCGTGATCGACATCGAGCTTATTTTGATTGTATTACGAGAAAGAATCGTGCCCCTAAAGTCACAAGGAAGACACATTCAAATGTCATTTAA